One genomic segment of Ananas comosus cultivar F153 unplaced genomic scaffold, ASM154086v1, whole genome shotgun sequence includes these proteins:
- the LOC109704498 gene encoding LOW QUALITY PROTEIN: probable inactive purple acid phosphatase 29 (The sequence of the model RefSeq protein was modified relative to this genomic sequence to represent the inferred CDS: deleted 4 bases in 2 codons): MEVKHSPLPFLLLLLLLLFLLLISAMAIAVESRGSPRGGGGGGRSPAAAAAAERLRFRGRSGEFKVLQVADMHYANGRTTGCLDVFASQMATCSDLHHNTTAFLSRVIRAENPDLVVFTGDDIFGFDATDAAKSLNASFALAVALKLPRAAVLGNHDQESTLSREGVMRHIVGMPYTLSRLNPGQCGMEIDGFGNYNLEVHGPEGSVLANKSVLNLYFVDSGDYSTVPSIPGYGWIKPSQQLWFQRTSLENQRKYMSEPHAQKEPAPGLVYFHIPLPEYSSFDASNFTGVKQEGISSASINSGFFSTMVEAGDVRAVFTGHDHLNDFCGKLTGIYLCYAGGFGYHAYGKAGWSRRARVVSAYLEKTAEGQWDGVKSIKTWKRFDDEYLSTIDSQVLWSKGYNGRRRKIPVGS, from the exons ATGGAGGTCAAACACTCGcccctccccttcctcctcctcctcctcctcctcctcttcctacTCCTCATCTCTGCCATGGCGATCGCCGTGGAATCTCGGGGATCGCcccgcggaggaggcggcggaggtagatcgccggcggcggcggcggcggcggaaagGCTGCGGTTCCGGGGGAGGAGCGGGGAGTTCAAGGTGCTACAGGTCGCGGACATGCACTACGCCAATGGGAGGACGACGGGGTGCCTCGACGTGTTCGCCTCCCAGATGGCGACGTGCTCCGACCTC CACCACAACACCACTGCGTTCCTCTCCCGCGTCATCCGCGCCGAGAACCCCGATCTTGTCGTCTTCACCG GCGACGACATCTTCGGTTTTGATGCCACTGATGCGGCCAAGTCGTTGAATGCATCATTCGCACTGGCTGTGGCTCTTAAGCTTCCCAGGGCAGCTGTGCTCGGCAACCATGACCAGGAGTCTACATTGTCCCGCGAGGGTGTGATGCGCCACATCGTAGGCATGCCATACACCCTATCACGCCTCAACCCAGGT CAATGTGGCATGGAGATAGACGGCTTCGGCAACTACAATTTGGAGGTCCACGGGCCCGAGGGCTCGGTGCTTGCCAACAAGTCGGTGCTCAATCTCTACTTTGTTGATAGCGGTGATTACTCCACTGTGCCCTCCATACCTGGCTACGGCTGGATCAAGCCATCCCAGCAGCTCTGGTTCCAGAGGACCTCCTTAGAAAACCAG AGAAAGTACATGAGCGAACCACATGCACAAAAGGAGCCGGCGCCTGGTCTTGTGTACTTCCATATCCCGTTGCCCGAATACAGCAGCTTTGATGCTTCTAACTTTACAGGAGTGAAGCAGGAGGGCATCAGCTCAGCCTCAATCAACTCAGGTTTCTTTTCCACCATGGTAGAGGCTGGAGATGTGAGGGCTGTTTTCACGGGGCATGACCATCTGAACGACTTTTGCGGTAAGTTAACTGGTATTTACCTCTGCTATGCTGGTGGGTTCGGCTACCACGCCTATGGGAAGGCTGGGTGGTCAAGGAGGGCGAGGGTGGTTTCTGCATATCTAGAAAAGACGGCAGAAGGCCAGTGGGATGGGGTGAAGTCGATCAAGACATGGAAGCGCTTCGATGATGAGTATCTTTCTACAATTGATTCCCAGGTCCTCTGGAGTAAAGGCTATAACG GGAGGCGCAGGAAAATACCGGTCGGGAGTTGA
- the LOC109704499 gene encoding spidroin-1-like: protein MAAGDRAAGAPAGDGSNRSGRSGGGAGRRRAAAGGAAAEIGPAHFLSGWSLPAARRRPGEVGAAMIRCLGPRGRWCSPQRATAVHGSGAAPRSARTGPERRRETLAAAGGARGRPGTRAPGCWRSPGSTGGLGRRGSASKAPRKPDSAWLGSGQTGWLLSLFRGLGDARGRPECEHGKAGRCWDGRGGWG from the coding sequence ATGGCCGCCGGCGATCGGGCGGCGGGCGCTCCGGCCGGTGATGGGAGCAACAGGTCGGGGAGGTCCGGGGGAGGTGCTGGACGGCGGCGGGCAGCAGctggtggcgcggcggcggagatcgggcCCGCGCACTTCCTCTCGGGCTGGAGCttgccggcggcgaggcggcgaccgggggaggtcggggcggcgatgATCCGGTGCCTGGGACCAAGGGGGAGGTGGTGCTCACCTCAGAGGGCAACGGCAGTGCACGGGAGTGGCGCGGCTCCAAGGTCGGCCCGCACAGGACCCGAGCGGCGGCGGGAGACcttggcggcggccggcggggcgCGGGGACGGCCGGGGACGCGCGCGCCGGGTTGCTGGAGGTCGCCGGGGTCGACAGGGGGGCTTGGCCGCAGGGGAAGTGCGTCCAAAGCGCCCCGCAAGCCTGACTCGGCCTGGCTCGGGTCTGGGCAGACCGGCTGGCTGCTGAGCCTCTTTCGCGGCCTCGGCGACGCTCGGGGGCGGCCGGAATGCGAGCACGGCAAGGCAGGGAGGTGCTGGGATGGCAGGGGCGGCTGGGGTTAG